The Erigeron canadensis isolate Cc75 chromosome 4, C_canadensis_v1, whole genome shotgun sequence genome window below encodes:
- the LOC122598615 gene encoding probable purine permease 11 — translation MVVSLETDNEDPKISKYIYEVRFPQITKLTRWQMWCFMAVNICFLLIGQGAAVLLLRFYYEKGGHSKWTATLAQNAGFPILFIPFILFPSIKEPSTKCPVIIVMLVYLGLGSLIAGDFLLYSVGLAYLSSSTYSLICASQLVFGAVFSFFINSQKCTILILDSIVVLTLSASLVGFSDYSADKNVTGARFTLGFVSTLCASALYALLLSLTQLSFQKIIKKKTFGVVLEMQICTSIVASCVSVMGLFASGEWRWLRSEMDTFDGGSLSYVMTLIWTAVAWQICSVGVVGLIFVVSSLFSNVVITLALSLSPLATAVAFKYTMNGAKVIAVLMGIWGFSTYVYQKFLDLEENNNINTDKSPECPC, via the coding sequence ATGGTTGTTTCTCTGGAGACAGACAATGAAGATCCAAAGATTTCAAAATACATATACGAAGTACGCTTTCCCCAAATCACAAAGCTTACACGGTGGCAAATGTGGTGTTTCATGGCAGTTAACATATGTTTCCTCCTCATTGGTCAAGGAGCCGCCGTGCTTCTTCTAAGGTTTTACTACGAAAAAGGTGGACATAGTAAATGGACCGCCACTCTTGCTCAAAACGCAGGGTTCCCTATTCTCTTCATACCCTTTATTCTTTTTCCTTCAATTAAAGAACCATCAACCAAATGTCCTGTGATCATTGTCATGTTAGTCTATCTCGGTCTTGGTTCACTTATCGCAGgtgattttttgttatattcTGTTGGGCTAGCATACTTATCAAGTTCTACTTACTCACTTATTTGTGCAAGTCAATTAGTTTTTGGTGCagttttctcatttttcataaattccCAAAAATGTACAATCTTGATCTTGGATTCAATCGTTGTTCTTACATTGTCCGCATCTCTTGTTGGATTTAGTGACTATTCAGCTGACAAAAATGTCACTGGAGCTAGATTCACACTTGGGTTCGTGTCAACACTTTGTGCTTCGGCTCTTTATGCTCTATTACTTTCCCTCACACAGCTTTCTTTCCAAAAAATCATCAAGAAAAAAACCTTTGGAGTGGTTCTTGAAATGCAGATATGTACTTCAATCGTGGCATCATGTGTTTCGGTTATGGGTCTTTTTGCTAGCGGTGAATGGAGGTGGTTGAGAAGTGAAATGGACACTTTTGATGGAGGGAGTTTGTCTTATGTCATGACTTTGATATGGACCGCTGTGGCTTGGCAAATATGTTCAGTTGGTGTTGTTGGTTTGATTTTTGTGGTGTCGTCTTTGTTTTCAAATGTGGTTATTACTCTTGCGTTGTCCCTTTCGCCTTTGGCTACTGCAGTTGCTTTTAAGTATACAATGAACGGTGCTAAGGTCATCGCGGTTCTTATGGGGATTTGGGGGTTCTCGACTTATGTTTATCAGAAATTTCTTGATCTTGAGGAgaacaataacataaatacTGATAAATCCCCTGAATGCccttgttga